One segment of Mus caroli chromosome 6, CAROLI_EIJ_v1.1, whole genome shotgun sequence DNA contains the following:
- the LOC110296620 gene encoding olfactory receptor 2A14-like, whose protein sequence is MRANQTWITEVTLLGFQVDLAVECFIFGLFSLFYSFTLLGNGIILGIICLDHRLHTPMYFFLSHLAIVDMSYASNNVPKMLANLVTQRRTISFIPCIMQTFLYLAFASIECLILVVMSYDRFVAICHPLHYTVIMSWRVCTIMAAVSWIVGFLLALVHLILILRLPFCGPHEVNHFFCEILSVLKLACADTTLNQVVIFAACVFILVGPLCMVLVSYMRILVAILRIQSGEGRRKAFSTCSSHLCVVGLFFGSAIVMYMAPKSQHPEMQQKILSLFYSLFNPMLNPLIYCLRNAEVKGALRRSLLKERPM, encoded by the coding sequence ATGAGAGCCAACCAGACATGGATCACAGAGGTCACTCTACTGGGATTCCAAGTTGATCTAGCTGTAGAGTGTTTCATCTTTGggcttttctctctgttttattcCTTTACCCTTCTGGGGAATGGAATCATCCTTGGAATAATCTGCCTGGACCACAGactgcacacacccatgtacttcttcctctctcatctgGCCATTGTTGATATGTCCTATGCTTCCAATAATGTCCCCAAGATGCTGGCAAATCTTGTGACTCAAAGAAGAACCATCTCCTTCATTCCGTGCATAATGCAAACATTCTTGTATCTGGCATTTGCTTCCATAgagtgcctgattttagtggtaatGTCCTATGATAGGTTTGTGGCCATCTGTCACCCCCTTCACTACACTGTCATCATGAGCTGGAGAGTGTGTACCATAATGGCTGCTGTCTCCTGGATAGTTGGCTTCCTTTTGGCTCTGGTCCATTTAATTCTCATCCTGAGGCTGCCCTTCTGTGGGCCTCATGAAGTCAATCACTTCTTCTGTGAAATCCTGTCTGTCCTCAAGCTGGCCTGTGCTGACACAACACTCAATCAAGTTGTCATCTTTGCAGCTTGTGTGTTCATCTTAGTGGGACCACTGTGCATGGTGCTGGTCTCCTACATGCGCATCCTGGTGGCCATCCTGAGGATCCAGTCAGGGGAAGGCCGCAGAAAGGCCTTCTCCACCTGTTCTTCCCACCTCTGTGTGGTAGGGCTCTTCTTTGGCAGTGCCATTGTCATGTACATGGCCCCcaaatcccagcaccctgaaATGCAGCAGAAGATCCTTTCCCTGTTTTATAGCCTTTTCAATCCTATGTTGAACCCCCTGATCTACTGCCTGAGGAATGCTGAGGTCAAGGGCGCCCTCAGGAGGTCACTGTTGAAGGAAAGACCAATGTGA